One Malania oleifera isolate guangnan ecotype guangnan chromosome 10, ASM2987363v1, whole genome shotgun sequence genomic region harbors:
- the LOC131165985 gene encoding uncharacterized protein LOC131165985 yields the protein MLEEHRPITVVVTWARFKDLFFERYFPVTVRNVKMKEFISLEQGQLTIQQYAASFQELSRFAPFMVPDEVMKAWKFQRGPRKEIHRQTTIWQMQDFVTLVDKATIVEESLQEDVRVQNSKKRPAPSNSYGGAKQGNWKKKNSGGASQSTTSTSVCFTCGKPHAGQCWRAMKACLRCGKMGH from the coding sequence ATGCTTGAAGAGCATCGACCTATTACTGTGGTTGTGACGTGGGCTCGGTTCAAGGatttattctttgaacggtattttCCAGTCACGGTTAGGAATGTAAAGATGAAGGAGTTTATAAGTCTGGAGCAGGGGCAGTTGACAATTCAACAGTACGCTGCTAGTTTTCAAGAGCTATCCCGTTTTGCTCCATTTATGGTTCCGGATGAGGTAATGAAGGCCTGGAAATTTCAGAGGGGCCCGAGGAAGGAGATTCACAGGCAGACGACTATCTGGCAGATGCAGGACTTTGTTACTCTGGTTGACAAAGCCACTATAGTAGAGGAGAGTCTACAGGAGGATGTCAGGGTTCAAAACTCGAAGAAGAGACCTGCGCCTTCCAATTCTTATGGAGGAGCAAAGCAGGGCAactggaagaagaagaatagtGGTGGTGCTTCTCAGAGTACCACGTCCACTTCTGTTTGTTTTACATGTGGGAAACCTCATGCAGGGCAGTGTTGGAGGGCTATGAAGGCTTGTTTACGATGTGGCAAGATGGGGCATTAG